The following proteins come from a genomic window of Elusimicrobiota bacterium:
- a CDS encoding sigma-70 family RNA polymerase sigma factor: MTLERRETLNYKDVVRGLIEHGKEAGFLTYEEISQKLPETNFTTDELDTLFGKLEEMGIDVVERGEDHSRPKAETHEEMGVPELELDTQNSIRMYLSEMGKVPLLTREQEVSLARNIKENEKVLKLVVLESPITHREIQNWEQLLEADEMTPKELMPRGRRTASELSGMRRRVKTVVEYIEQAELRIDKLKHKLEQKMAAEKAEALKAQVEKERKDIVDRIIGLNLNQEKIKRLVNKIKNIGHKVREFQDEIHRYEKRFKLPYPELKKIYQKALGKQMPAAQFLRLTGYTVSGIESTMQNIEAIQARLLRMGRLLPIPTDELLVLDARIRQLEEAILKDKLQLIKANLRLVVSIAKKHVGSNLELSDLIQEGGLGLIKAVEKFEWRRGFKFSTYATWWIRQSINRAIADQARTIRIPVHMKEVISKLTKVARKFRQENGRDPSVEEYGKALRLSADKVRQVLKIMQEPISLTTPVGEEEDSVLEDFLEDKGDLSPAHAANDALRSQEVEKALATLSDREAEIIKLRFGIGTGYPRTLEELGRIFSVTRERVRQIEAKAIRKLRHPSRSKLLREYVE; the protein is encoded by the coding sequence ATGACCTTGGAACGACGCGAAACGCTAAATTACAAAGACGTGGTGCGGGGCCTCATCGAGCACGGCAAAGAGGCGGGGTTCCTGACGTACGAGGAAATCAGCCAAAAACTGCCGGAAACCAATTTCACCACCGACGAGCTCGACACCCTCTTCGGCAAGCTCGAGGAGATGGGCATCGACGTCGTCGAACGCGGCGAAGACCACAGCCGTCCCAAGGCCGAAACCCACGAGGAAATGGGCGTCCCTGAGCTTGAGCTCGACACCCAAAATTCCATCCGCATGTACCTGTCCGAGATGGGCAAGGTGCCCCTCCTGACCCGCGAGCAGGAAGTCTCCCTTGCGCGCAACATCAAGGAAAACGAGAAAGTCCTGAAGCTGGTGGTCCTTGAGTCGCCCATCACCCACCGGGAAATCCAGAACTGGGAACAGCTGCTTGAGGCCGACGAGATGACCCCCAAGGAGCTCATGCCCCGGGGCCGTCGCACGGCTTCCGAACTGTCGGGCATGCGCCGCCGCGTGAAAACGGTGGTCGAATACATCGAGCAGGCGGAACTCCGTATCGACAAGCTGAAGCACAAGCTGGAACAGAAAATGGCGGCCGAGAAGGCCGAGGCGCTGAAGGCCCAGGTCGAGAAAGAGCGCAAGGACATCGTCGACCGCATCATCGGTCTGAACCTCAACCAGGAGAAAATTAAGCGCCTGGTGAACAAGATCAAAAACATCGGCCACAAAGTGCGGGAGTTTCAGGACGAAATCCACCGCTACGAAAAGCGCTTCAAGCTGCCGTACCCGGAGTTGAAGAAAATTTATCAGAAGGCCCTGGGCAAACAGATGCCCGCGGCCCAGTTTTTGCGCTTGACGGGTTACACCGTCAGCGGCATTGAGAGCACCATGCAGAACATCGAGGCCATCCAGGCTCGGTTGCTCCGCATGGGCCGCCTCCTGCCCATTCCCACCGACGAATTGTTGGTGCTCGACGCCCGCATCCGCCAGTTGGAAGAAGCGATTCTCAAAGACAAGCTCCAGCTGATCAAGGCCAACCTGCGCCTGGTGGTTTCCATCGCCAAAAAGCACGTGGGCTCCAACCTGGAACTGTCGGACCTCATTCAGGAGGGCGGCCTGGGGCTCATCAAAGCCGTCGAGAAATTTGAATGGCGCCGGGGGTTCAAGTTCTCGACCTATGCCACCTGGTGGATCCGCCAAAGCATCAACCGCGCCATCGCCGACCAAGCCCGCACGATCCGGATCCCCGTGCACATGAAGGAAGTGATTTCCAAGCTCACCAAGGTGGCGCGCAAGTTCCGCCAGGAAAACGGCCGCGACCCGTCGGTGGAAGAGTACGGCAAGGCCCTGCGCCTTTCGGCGGACAAAGTGCGCCAGGTGCTCAAGATCATGCAGGAGCCGATCTCCCTGACCACGCCGGTGGGCGAGGAGGAAGACTCGGTCCTCGAAGATTTTCTGGAGGACAAGGGCGACCTCTCCCCGGCCCACGCGGCCAACGACGCGTTGCGCTCTCAGGAAGTGGAGAAGGCGCTCGCGACCCTGAGCGACCGAGAGGCGGAGATCATCAAGCTGCGTTTCGGCATCGGCACCGGCTACCCCCGCACACTCGAAGAGCTCGGCCGTATTTTCAGCGTCACGCGCGAGCGTGTGCGGCAGATCGAGGCCAAGGCAATCCGCAAACTGCGTCACCCTTCGCGCAGCAAACTCCTTCGGGAATACGTGGAATGA